The window ACATCCTCACCTTCGACTCAGAGACCCTCACATGGACGGTGGATGCACATTCAGCCCAGCACATCAAGACGCTGTGGGAGACCCGAGGCCCCAGGGCTGACCTGGCTAAGATTTTCCTGTATGAGACTTGTCCTGCCCAACTCTGGAGGTACCTGGCCTCCTGGAGGGGCCTCCTGGAGAAAACAGGTAGTGACCCTGGGCGGGAGGGTCCACGAACTGAGTCTGCCCCTGGCTCCTACAAGGAAAAGAACTTTCCTGCTATTCTCTGAGTGGCTGTCCTGCCCTGGCCTTGGGTTAGGTGCAGAGTTCTGGCTGAATTGTGGGAGAATGCTGCAGCCTATTGGCACATCCATGTGGGTGGGTGAGTGGTCTGGACCCATTGCTGGTCCACCAGCTGGAGAAACAGAGAGTCGCCTGGTGTGGGCCTGGGGCTCAGACCTCAGACCACAGGCAGGCCCGAGGGGGAAACTTCTTCTTTCCAAGATCTTCATTCTCTGGGACGTTGACTTTGAGGAGAGGAGACATCTAGGTTCGAACTCCTTGGTGGAGGCCCTAAGATGGGGCCAACCCGGCTGGGAGCTAAGATAGAACAGAATATTCCGGCCTTGGAACGAGAGTCATGCATTCAAACCCAAACCACCCAGAATCATATGACCAGGGTCATTCCACTTTtgttcctcttctgcttttagaAAAGTCCAGTGTAAAGGTCCCTATTTGTCTAAGTCTTGTGACAGCAAATAAGAAGGAAGAGTGGATACtggtgtgtgtgtcgggggtcGGGGGAGTTTGGGGATAATCAACCAGAGGTCCCCAGAGGAATGTAAGGCCCAGGACAAAAGAATCAGGCTGCAGGGCCAGCTGGCCGTCCTTGGGGACCGTCCCTGCGTCACCCCCTGGAGCATGGGGAGCCGATTTTGTTGGAGAAGGAGGTACATCACACGTAGGGCAGCTTCTCACCCCCTGTAGACCAGAGCAGCCCCTTGGTCCCATCAGTGCCTATAAATTCTTCAGAACTGTGTGCCGAGCATCCTCGGGTGGACCCGCTGGCCCCCGAGAGCAGGGAGTTCCTCTCCTCTCAGGTTCTCCAGGTGGGCAAGGGCCTGACACCCTTGTAGGGTCCTGGGGCTGTTGGAGCAGCGTGGGGGGCCTCCCACAGTCCTCTCTCCACTAGGGATACAGCCTCTCTGCAGGGGGGCCTGGGGGCGAATGTGCACAGATGATTTCTAAGGGTTGGCCAGTTCCTGCCCTTGGTTTCCCCACATCACAAGGAGGGAACATCCTCGGCCTCATTGCCCTCTGCTTCGTCTCTCCCCAGTTCCCCCGTCCGTGACTGTGGCCCACAGTAAAAACCTGGTGGGCAGGATCATCCTGAGGTGCCGGGCTTTTGGCTTCTATCCTCGAGATGCCACTCTGACCTGGCTTCTGGATGGGGAGCCCATGCACCAGGGCACCTTTGGGCCTAGGGCCATCCTGCCCAGTGGGGACGGGACCTACCAGACCTGGGTGGCCACTCGGATCTCCCCCAGAGAGGAGCAGAATTTCGcctgccatgtgggacaccacaagCTGAACATCACGGTCCCTGTAGTCATTGGTGAGGAACTGGGGGAGCCCTCGGGGTCCAGGGGTCTGGAGGCAGAGTCGGTGTAGGAGCCTCGTATCAAGAAGGGCCCACCCGGTGTAACCACAGCCCATTTCATGGTGACCTCCAGGGCCTCAAGGTCGGAGGGCTGTCCATgatgctgcttctgctgctgctcctctcACTGTGTCCGCTGTCGTTGCTGCATTGTGTTTGGCAGTGCTCGAAGCCTAGACAAGGAAGGACACGGAGGATGTGAGAGCCCAGGTGAGAGGCACATGGGACAGCGAGGAGGATGGACCTGAGTTTTCTCTGGGTCGTGAGTGGAGACagctctcttccctttttttttttttagattgttttttttttcctttttctccccaaagccccctggtacatagttcttcgttgtgggtccttctagttgtggcatgtgggacgctgcctcagcgtggtttgatgagcggtgccatgtccgcgcccaggattcaaaccaatgaaacactgggccgcctgcagcagagcacacgaacttaaccacttggccaccgggccagccccctctcttctcttaaaaacaagacaacaggccccaaATAGAGTCGCTCATGCCACGCCCCACATCGTCACCAAAGCAAGGCTTCACTTAATGACAGTTtcggctctcccagaaatggaatcttaaactgGTCAATCAGGACTCTCCTGCTCAGCACTAGTCAGGCCGTCTGCCTGATAGGCCACTGCCATCCTCTGAGCAGTGACCTTGTAGTAACAACCTGCCTTTGCCTAACTTCCCCGTcctgctccctgctgcctccAGAGTCTCTTGCCTTGGACAGCTTTCTATCTGCTAGACTGGATACTGTGGGGTTCACGAATCGTCGAATGAAGCCagtaagatctttaaaatgttctcagttggattttgtttttcaacGTTTCTTTCCTCCAGGAACAGGAGAAGACTAGACAAGCCCTCTTTCCTGCTTACAGGATGAAGGGACCGGGTGTGCATTATGAAAactggctaaaaaaaaaaaagaagaaaaaagaatcaacctTTTATCCTGACTTTCGCAAAAGAATTGGACCTCAGGATGTACACTTAGTTGAGAAACAGAGATGTTTCTTTATAGAAGTAGttcaaataataaagataaagatagaaaataaagataataaagataGAATTCTGCCCTTTTTTCTAATAAAGATAGGAAACAGGACAGAATTACTTTATTACTATTTTGTGacctgagtgaatgaatggatctcACCCACGTGGCCACTTGAGAGACACTTGCATGTTGTACGCCTCCTGGTGGAAGGACAGAGTACCAGCCTTGACGTCTCTCCATCGATTTCCTGGAAATGGGAGGCAATTCATTGGAAACAGAGAATCTTGTTCAACCACGTGGTGGACAGGCCCCCGGCAAAGGCACTGTCTTTGTGGAAAACTACAGGACAAACCACCTTATTCCTTCACTAAATAAACTGCCAGGAAATGCACAAACAAGAAAGATGGAGAGGGAATCCGTATGAAGCCGTCTACCTGAgggctgctgtaaacattcaataaGATTGCCTTTCCACCTTGTGATGAAAAGAAGTGAATCTTGCCCATttgctgttttctcatttaacctgaggggtgactcaagggtcgcaaggatttatgagcttgttttgtagaagaaagagaatggcttCCAGGAAGTTGccatcaccagataaccagcccccagctgcccttgaCGCTgggcccagaagtcagattgcccagggccTAATTGGGAGTGAAGTATGGGTTAcccttttgtttctctaaaaCTCCTCCTCCCACGCCCCTTAGCTCTATAGaacctcctgctttcttctttctcaaggcagatttgagagaacctatcctcccaccATCTtttttggccaattcgaataaacctttctccatctccaagcactggatgtctcagtgtttggctcaTTGTGCATTGGGCATGGGAACTTGAGATGaagaggtttggtatcaattTTGGCGAGCCAGCCAGGAGTCTCGTGCCCATGGCTGCATGGCCTCAGTGAGGAGTTGAGCAGTCAGTGGTTCCCAGAAGCTGCCCGGGTCTCTCTGCTGTAGGGACTCCCCCTGCcgctctctccttcccactggTGTTAGTCACCCTTGGTGAAATACTCGCTTGGAGCAGAGAAACGCATTTGGTCTACtttcagttttgtatttttcagaagTTGAATTTTGTGTGGGTGCATTCTTATGTGTGCAATCTTATGTATGCAATCTTATGTGTGACTCACTCTGGGGAACGGTAATTTGACCCCCACCTATATTCTCCAAAATTAGGTAACTTTTAGCTTCAAGCccatggaaaagggaaaagatgatattcttttataaaaaccACATGGCCACAACATTCTTTAGACTCTAGAGGAAATGGCCAGATGATGGATCCATAGTTGGAAAAActtataaattggaaaaatttttatttttatttattttattttttatttttgaggaagattagctctgagctaactgctgccattcctcctctaaGGAGccccggaccaccaaagtggaatgtgtgcacttaaccgctgtgccaccaggccgacccctagAAAAATTTTCAGAGAGCTCTCATCGtaattgttttattggtacctatgaaaagaccaaactaaaaaggaaatacaaataaataatgactAGCTTTAAGACCCAGACTCAGGCtacaattaaattgaaaaaaatgtaaaagtataagtgttgataagattataaaggttGAAAGGTTTCAACTAATTTTATTAAGGAGATTATATCAATTTTGCCTGAGTCTTTTTTGAAAATGGATGTTATGTCTGgctgggaatgcttcccctacCCAATATTATAAGACTTAAGACTTGATGATGATGAAGTCCTCGTGAAAGCTATGATTAGAGGTATTAGAGTTGATGGAATTAAGTGATTACATGTCTTTTTCATGATTGTGTTATAAATTGAATTATGGGGATAGACATCTGTCTCCCTGGGGGAAACATTCCCCCAGTGTTGATATTGTAAAGCAGCATATAAGTCTACCCTTCAGACAATGTTAATTAAATGTACTAAAGGAAGTCAATAGGGTTGCCTGAACCCGTAcaatgtgagatatttttctacctccagatggtgtggccaaaattaagagctctgtttaacaGCCTTAAAGTAAGTGATCTTTGGTAagtgaaagcttgtttaagtttgttggtttgattgaaatggGCATGcctcatcttcagagagattcatggaaaggactctgacatttTCTCTAGAATACTGCCTTCTGATGAACTTCCAAAccataaaactgaaagaaagaaattacgcacaactagaaggacccacaactaagaatatacaacaatgtaccagggggctttggggagaaaaaggaaaaatgaaatctttaaaaaaaaaaagaaattacagacgaaacttcagaaagaaagaaattacagaactttaatggaaaaactgaagacTTCTTGAAACTGCTAAGAAAAGATAAAGTGTTGATTCCATGGAACTAAATGAACTGATGagaatggttttaatttttgtgactttttcctttgaaatattgctgattttttaatgttttgtttttcagatttaagaaaaccttttttgGGGGCTGGTTGGTGGggtagcagttaagtgtgcatgttctgcttcagtggcccgcggttcacaggttcacatcctgggtgtggacacagcaccacttgtcaagccatgctgtggcagacgtcccacatataaagtggaggaagatgggcacggatgttaggttagggccagtcttcctcagcaaaagaggaggattggcagcagaagttagctcagggctaatcttcctcaaaaaaaaaaaaaaagaaagaaagaaagaaaaaaagaaaacttttttctcttttctcttaacctAACTATGACTCATAGCAGTTTGGTAAGTTATACTGTTGTAAGcataattgaaacatttatctttttctccctacctgatccttccagaatttagaaactcttagtgagtgaatattcttattctcatggcaatatagttatttgcataaattcaGTAAGAATGTGTTCTCCTTATAATGGTACACAaatggaaacattggttatattaccaaggctttgactggaatgccatatttgagagaaagatgcatagactcagatatgctCAGATGACCAAGGGAAAAGATTGACGTTATGAAATAAAGCCACCTAGAAATCTTGGCCTGGCACCTTGCTTACAGGCTTCCCAGCAACCTTACCATGGGAGTAAAAAAGGTCACTTCCTTGGGAGCTCAAAGAACCTCACAATATTTTGGGGCacctcaagagaagagaaggattCACTCAAACACataggtattgcaggcagagtTTGATGACAAGTCCTTAGCTTGGCCTGGCCTCAAGAGGACTTATGAGTTCAATtggagattccttataaaaagttccagcaaagcaggttTAAAACAGCCTGTATGATCAatggctattcttgctgtacttatgtaaacaATTGGCACAAACCAACCAATTattcttaatttggctatctttagtcataatgagggtgattttagagagaaaaattaggtTTCAGTAGAAACTAAAAGACACACTTGTGGATATtagatattagatcctagttgtGTGAATTGcctttgaggtttttcttttccatctgtaAACTGGCTATTATGCTTCCTTGTTGACTTTGACCCCCAAGCCTGGAAGAACAATGGGATTATTAGAATTTCTCAGATGTTGGCAAAGGCAGGTAATCTTTCTAGAGGTTGGATATGTCATCCCAAACCTTATTCAGTGCATGACCATGAGGACCCCTTGATAATTCTGGTTTATAATGTCTAGACTGGTTTTCA of the Equus quagga isolate Etosha38 chromosome 13, UCLA_HA_Equagga_1.0, whole genome shotgun sequence genome contains:
- the LOC124251064 gene encoding MHC class I-like protein MILL1 isoform X4 — its product is MLSQGRAVSKFLSHQQRGCCSSETLVALFPITTLWAQARIHPNPGTHTLRYDLVALAPGGPGKAQFLALGYFDDELFMRYDGESRRAEPRGLGIRTELRAETWERETEDLIEKERQLRLTLAEIMGQQGQGQGLHSLQATLGCELQRDLSTRGFWRLGYNGQDILTFDSETLTWTVDAHSAQHIKTLWETRGPRADLAKIFLYETCPAQLWRYLASWRGLLEKTVPPSVTVAHSKNLVGRIILRCRAFGFYPRDATLTWLLDGEPMHQGTFGPRAILPSGDGTYQTWVATRISPREEQNFACHVGHHKLNITVPVVIGPQGRRAVHDAASAAAPLTVSAVVAALCLAVLEA